The nucleotide window TCATGAGACGGTCACCGACGATATTGCTCAAGCTGGATCTGCATCAAAATCTGCAGATATGGGAGAGAGGCAGTTGGAATTGGTATTTCTAAGTCAACTATCATGCTTTCTTTGTCCGATATTCATTTTGATTAAACTTGTTTCACAGTGAGTGATGTCTATATCTGTGTTTCATTGAACATGGTTGATCACTGACTTATTTTTATTGGTTCAGCCAAAAGGCAGAGCAATTCAGGTTGAAGATACCACCACTGAACGTCAACCAACAATGGATTTAAGGCATCCACGTATTTGGGATTCTGATGTTGTGATACAGGTATAATTTTGGTGTAGTTACGTCTATGTCTTTCAACATGAACCCCACATCATGATACTTATTGCATTGTTGGAAGCAGATCAATGTGCAAGATTCCAATGGGAATTCTTCTGGCTCTGGTGAGGAGGAATTGTGCCATATAGATAGAAGTGGACTTGAAGCATCAAAAATCATGGATTTATGTGTGGATGATATACAAGATGTCCACAATTCTGGCAGTGATAGTGTAGATGAATCACCTGCAAAGTCTCTGGGAAACATAAGGTCTCCTTCCAGTAACAGGTTTGAATCATTCAAATATCAATCTTGGTATCCTATAACCATCATTTAGTTATACCTCTAGGTACCAGAATTATCTTCTATGGATTTACTGCATAATTACTTTGACATATATGTATTTCCCATGTTGAAGATGGTTGGTTGTGGCTGTTAAacctaataaatcacattttctaAATGAAGGCTCAAAAAGTGTAGTATTATTTTCATGCATTTATGTGATTTAATGAAATAGAAATAGAGTTGATACATCTTTATATTTTTGCTTGTTCACTGACTCATACTTAGTTAAGGTCAAGGATGATTAATAGCTTAACTTTCTCACTAATTCAGGTTGCATTTAAGTTTGAAGGAGAGTGATGGTAGAAGCTCACTTTATTTAATATGTGACatattttttttctctcaagccattgataaaatattgattttatatGATTAGGTGTTCCCAGCCAATATCAGACTCTAGTCAAATGGCTCTGGATCTTGGTAGTCATGACAAAGATCAGAACTCTGATGCTGAGaggtatcatcatcatcatcatgagGCGAATGCTCAAATGTCAGAAGAGATTTCTAAAGAAATGGAAACCATAGAGGAAGAAAATGGCAGGAATATGTGCAAGTCAGATCAATATCTGACTGAAACAGAATTATCAGTTGGTGAACAGAGTCATTTTAGCCTGACATTGTCGTGTTCTGGAAGTGATTCTGAGGCATCCAGAGGCAGTTTGTGTAGCATTCCCGAAGTGTCTAGCAGTCTTTTAAGAAGGCAATCTTCAGGTGCTATGTTACAGGAGTTGGTTGCATCTGACCATAAGTACACTGAAAGCAATGGAGCTACGAAAAAACCAGATGACAGCCAACATTATTCAAGAAATAGAAGTCGTATTCAGGAAGCAAGGAGGAATCAAAACAGGAGACTTCACAGAGTTGCTGAGCGAAGCATCCACCCTGATACTGATAATGATGCCTCTCCCATGTCTAGGGATCAGTTATCCATTGGTCATTACAAACGGATTGAAGAGATGCATGATTTTGGTGATCACAAAGGAGGAGATTTACCATATGATAGGCAGAGAGATGTTTTTAGTTGTTACGGGCGAGAAAGGTTTTCTGACAACCATTTCCGGGATGTTTGCAGAAAGCATCCTCGTACAAAATATCATCGGAGTGTTAGAGATGAAATAAAACCCAAGGAAAGAAGGAACTGGAATGAGAGCGATTTGCATGAAAGAAGTTTTAGGCTGGATGATAGAGAAGACGTGGATAGAGATTGGGATTGTGGTGGAAGAGGACTCTCTCCTGAGGGCCTAATTCCTGACACCTACAGGGATTCCAGGAGATTGGTTACCAAGTACAACAATTTCAAACAAACAGACATTCAGTGGGGAAGGAAGGTTGACAAAATCCAATCGAGGAAGAGAACCAATTATGATGCTTTTTTGTCTGCTAATAAAAATGTTGATGACTTGATGCTACAAAAATATGGGAGATTGGTCACCAACCGGAAAGGGGATTCTCTGGATGAACAATATGATTCACACATTCCATTTTTTGGGAGAGAAACAAATCTGCATGAAAGAAGAGTTAGATATGGTCACCGTACCCCTATTAATTTGGAGAATTCATGGCCTATTAATTTGGAGAATTCATGGTGTATGGAAACTGCAGATGATCATTGGATTCTGAATCAACAGCATTTGTCCACTTGGTCTCACAGAGAATCTTATGCAGCCAATGAAGAAAGGTGGAAGGATATGATGTCACCAAGAAAGGAAATGTTTGATGTCGCTGATAGGTATGGGAGACATAGGAGAGAAATACGTGGTGGCAAATATAGGGGCAATCAATGGGTTGACGGTTATAATGATATTGATAATGCAGAAGATGATGTTGTTTATATTGATGATCGGGTTCACTGGAGGAGAAAATATAGTCGGAGAACTGGAGTACTGCATGGAACACAAGGTGAATCAATTTTGAAACATCAAGATGATGAGTTTTATGCCAAACGGTCCTCATGTTCATATGAAAAATTTTCCAGGCATGAAAGGATTCATGCTAAGTATAGATCTGCCAATGGTTGGATGGTTGATGATATGCAGTTGGAGTGGCATAGGCGCAAAATGTTTAAAGGAGAAAGCAGTGCTGGCTTTCGTAATAGAAACTCCTATATGATGAGTAGAGGTGAGTATGAGCAGACATCCGGGAGGTGCAATGATCCAGTTGACTTGATTTTTGGGGAAGGAAAGGTAAACGTAGGGAAACCGAGGTCAAAACCTTGTATTATTGTACTTATATTTATAAGTGCTCCACTTATGAGCAAGTTTTCTTTATTCTCGTTAATGCCATCTTATTGTTTGTTTGTCCTCATCTCCTTCCATGTTACCATTTGCCatgtagttcaattttcaaaGGTCTCTAGGCTTTAGTCTTCTTCCTCACATGAATGTCAAAATACACATTCGGGCTAAACAAATGGACAAGTCTCTCAGTATCAAAAAGTTCTCATAACTTGCTTTATTTTATTAAACTCTCATATTATATTTTCAGGCTATTGATAGTTTCTCTATTAACTTTGCTGCCAATCTCTTGGAAGGTGACATGATATTGGAAATAAAAACACCCTTGTTGTCATGGTTGAGTCTTTAGAAGGCTGAGAAGAATCATCTTGAACTGTCAGAAAAATTAGATTTTCATGGACTGAGATTTTGACAAATATACAGGCTATAAATTGCTTTTTTTTTCTGGATTTTGCTAATTATATCCTTCTGATAGTTAGGTTCACAATTGTTATATACATTACCTAATGTCCAAGAGGTTATCTGTACTTCAAATAGTCTTTATCTATCAGTTAATCATTGAAAGGAGGTATTTTGCTCTTAAGAGTAATGCATTTTTTATATATCTTAAATTTGATGTTTAGGAtgtctttaaaatttaaattagggGTGTGAAGATAGGCGATTGTATCCTAAAAGCTGGCTTGTTGCTTTTGTAGTGGAACTTAGTTGGTATCTCACAATGATGATTTTACATGTCTCCAAAATTACAGGATTCATTTAGTTCCCAAATATTTTGGTTTACCCCCGCTAGTGAAGTTCTTCAACAACAAATGGTTTATTGATGTTGTGTACCATACATATATGCACCTGTTAGCATCAGCAGATTTTAGTACTCCTATTTTCTGTTCATATTTCTCTGTAGTCTGTGCCAACTGAGTGATCATTAGTGCTAATAAACAATGATGAGATAGTTGCTTTGAAATTGGGAAATGGATGTGCATGTGTGTTTTATTTGATATCAGGAAAATTAGTGTTAGATGCTTAGATGCCATTTGTTCGGTtgatatttttcaatttcttgaGTTAATTAGTCATCTCAAAGTCTGTTTTGTTTTAGAATTTCTGTTCCACTCACTAATCTCTATTAAGCCATGCTTGTGAGGATTTGCAATGTGACTGATTTTCCAGAATCTGGATCTCATACCTCTGCCTACCTGTCTATCCATTGTCTGGCTTTTATAGTTTATCTCATATGTTGAATTAATATGTGCCGGAGCAGTGAGACATCAAAcatcattaaattatttttattgtagaGTGTTGTGGTCTCTTGTTGCTTTCTATTTGCGAAATAAAATTTTCTCAAGGTTTATTTGACCTGCAATTTCTTATTTGCTCTTTTATTCTATGTCCTTGGAAGCCTATGCTATTTTCTTTATGTCATGTGTGTTATTGATCAAACATTTTGACTTTCTACTAGATCTTATTGAGAATTATGGACCCAGGAGTGTGAATATCAAACTGGCAAGCTATACATTGAACTGGGCTTGAGACTGGTTTGGTTTACTAGCACACTTATATGCCCTTTAATTTCTTATATGCCGCCAACATGGGACTTTTTCCCACAAGTAATATTCCaatactccccctcaagttgcaACTGGGACATCCGGTTGACATTTGAAACTGAAAAGCAGATGCAACACTGGGAA belongs to Hevea brasiliensis isolate MT/VB/25A 57/8 chromosome 4, ASM3005281v1, whole genome shotgun sequence and includes:
- the LOC110656318 gene encoding FIP1[V]-like protein, encoding MEDLIDDDFGDIYADVEVQASSAINSVLNFAKLCTEQQEGEEECKNNSTTEEFNRSLSEGILKSDLKQLSSICEKSNVSEAGGSDSEDDLNIVLNDEDCKGLPIAEERNDNCDGFEEEKDEDDDGFCSVKKGHGKNGLHASANGHGGERGNGVKGGYSSHYPQYKHLKPHGSSFSSNNKVNDSLGLVCSSKSVRGDWEDNRCKQHKISNTGQVANNRAMANSSGYGFSLPWYRTILDVNIDAFEEKKWKYPGVHISDFFNFGFNEDSWKQYCISLEQLRQHSFMHGRFQNQKSSKFTQAFEIELEDERAAHETVTDDIAQAGSASKSADMGERQLELPKGRAIQVEDTTTERQPTMDLRHPRIWDSDVVIQINVQDSNGNSSGSGEEELCHIDRSGLEASKIMDLCVDDIQDVHNSGSDSVDESPAKSLGNIRSPSSNRCSQPISDSSQMALDLGSHDKDQNSDAERYHHHHHEANAQMSEEISKEMETIEEENGRNMCKSDQYLTETELSVGEQSHFSLTLSCSGSDSEASRGSLCSIPEVSSSLLRRQSSGAMLQELVASDHKYTESNGATKKPDDSQHYSRNRSRIQEARRNQNRRLHRVAERSIHPDTDNDASPMSRDQLSIGHYKRIEEMHDFGDHKGGDLPYDRQRDVFSCYGRERFSDNHFRDVCRKHPRTKYHRSVRDEIKPKERRNWNESDLHERSFRLDDREDVDRDWDCGGRGLSPEGLIPDTYRDSRRLVTKYNNFKQTDIQWGRKVDKIQSRKRTNYDAFLSANKNVDDLMLQKYGRLVTNRKGDSLDEQYDSHIPFFGRETNLHERRVRYGHRTPINLENSWPINLENSWCMETADDHWILNQQHLSTWSHRESYAANEERWKDMMSPRKEMFDVADRYGRHRREIRGGKYRGNQWVDGYNDIDNAEDDVVYIDDRVHWRRKYSRRTGVLHGTQGESILKHQDDEFYAKRSSCSYEKFSRHERIHAKYRSANGWMVDDMQLEWHRRKMFKGESSAGFRNRNSYMMSRGEYEQTSGRCNDPVDLIFGEGKSSGRCSNTESLLSNGKFKKMDQKFAKEQKILNHFNENQTGKATQIGISKLENSRDDEQWLDKFPATEHNKGLDIEEGQIVPEEPVIEDRLEKKHASGNAAHTCNMKKKIFCNENVSSGFEKVYDDQHILETLAKMERRRERFKDPVASTEPDKSLKPQADLVPYTVETKHVRPARKRQWKLDLCHYS